One Salarias fasciatus chromosome 9, fSalaFa1.1, whole genome shotgun sequence DNA segment encodes these proteins:
- the dcst1 gene encoding E3 ubiquitin-protein ligase DCST1 — protein MESNREPRRPKAPHSSEFVRKHANMNPHTSTWPPYWTGQVTDFVLFLGIAHNLPLTFDLKLAVGFAFTGICVVVGTLSSTFRSSALLVFPSMLGSRGRSYLLVLMLSVLYSGPVLNIQRNAEAAAASMSCNLDLQVRHSRLLWREAVRPYIQVLQELTENQAGFQSETRSVDEGFQRLRDELVLQYGYDRFTSGGGGNSTQEEFASKTIMQCDSVVGHGVQRCVDWFKARLTDCLEAIPVPVINHILCIPMRFHFLCDVMRVMTPWCRENVPVEGNFGQLFDQLNISIDQLSREFSTELLVEEEEQQEVLEGALLEQHFTQAVTESFRTLTTISEKVLEVLQILLSFTFITIFIQAFGYLRSYQRNITFDNFYITTYFKQIDARRRRAGKRWLLPLRKSERKSFIDPCRPKINPEELQQVTSGVFHAIAVALLALALFALDYALFHVLDIVSRHTYTQFNVTSSHHLDIRVDGDSMMARLLRTSISAFNSSSSFNLHSDNLECVSPPTLLPVTVYVSCVGCVLLMALFSLLQVYTNRLRRVIAAFYYPKREKRRILFIYNLQLHRRISSPDKTRTRGRRGKPVTVFQRLARWWRRLCRWLGSEDTD, from the exons ATGGAGTCCAACAGAGAGCCGCGGAGACCCAAAGCCCCGCACAGCAGTGAGTTCGTCCGCAAACACGCTAACATGAACCCGCACACGTCGACCTGGCCGCCATATTGGACCGGGCAAGTGACCGACTTCG TTCTCTTCCTGGGCATCGCCCACAACCTgccgctgacctttgacctgaagcTGGCGGTAGGGTTTGCATTCACAG gtaTATGTGTTGTTGTGGGGACGCTCTCCTCAACCTTCAGGTCCTCGGCCCTCCTGgtgtttcccagcatgctcggCTCCCGTGGGCGGAGCTACCTGTTGGTGCTGATGCTGTCGGTGCTGTACTCAG GCCCGGTGCTGAACATCCAGCGAAACGCCGAGGCGGCCGCCGCGTCCATGAGCTGcaacctggacctgcaggtgCGCCACAGCCGCCTGCTGTGGAGAGAAGCCGTCCGACCGTACATCCAGGTCCTGCAGGAGCTCACG GAGAACCAGGCCGGGTTTCAGTCCGAGACTCGCAGCGTCGACGAGGGGTTTCAGAGACTGAGAGACGAGCTGGTCCTTCAGTACGGTTACGACCGATTCACGTCGGGCGGCGGCGGGAACAGCACCCAGGAGGAGTTCGCCTCAAAGACCATCATGCAGTGCGACA GTGTGGTGGGACACGGCGTGCAGCGCTGCGTCGACTGGTTCAAAGCCAGGCTGACGGACTGCCTGGAGGCCATCCCTGTTCCTGTCATCAACCACATCCTGTGCATCCCCATGAggttccacttcctgtgtgaCGTCATGAGAG tgatGACTCCGTGGTGCAGGGAGAACGTTCCGGTGGAGGGAAACTTCGGGCAGCTGTTCGACCAGCTCAACATTTCCATTGACCAGCTGTCCAGAGAGTTCAGCactgagctgctggtggag gaggaggagcagcaggaggtgctGGAGGGAGCCCTGCTGGAGCAGCACTTCACTCAGGCCGTCACAGAATCCTTCAGGACTTTGACCACAATCAGCGAGAAAGTTCTGGAAGTCCTGCAGATTCTGCTCTCCTTTACTTTCATCACCATCTTCATCCA AGCGTTTGGTTATCTGAGAAGTTACCAGAGGAACATCACCTTTGATAATTTCTACATTACAACGTACTTCAAACAGATCGACGCTCGCAGGAGGAGAGCG GGTAAACGCTGGTTGTTGCCCCTGAGGAAGTCGGAGAGGAAGAGCTTCATCGACCCCTGCAGGCCGAAGATTAACCCCGAGGAGCTCCAGCAAGTG aCGTCCGGCGTGTTTCACGCGATCGCTGTCGCGCTGCTGGCGTTGGCCCTTTTTGCCCTCGACTACGCTCTGTTCCACGTTCTGGACATCGTCAGCAGACACACCTACACCCAGTTCAACGTGACca GCAGCCACCACCTGGACATCCGAGTGGACGGAGACTCCATGATGGCCCGCCTGCTGAGGACCAGCATCTCCGCCTTCAACAGCTCGTCCAGCTTCAACCTGCACAGCGACAACCTGg agTGTGTGTCCCCGCCCACCCTCCTCCCCGTCACCGTCTATGTGAGCTGTGTGGGCTGCGTCCTGCTGATGGCGCTCTTCAGCCTCCTTCAGGTTTATACTAACCGCCTCCGAAGGGTCATCGCGGCCTTCTACTACcccaag AGGGAGAAGAGGCGGATCCTGTTCATCTACAACCTTCAGCTGCACAGACGGATTTCTTCCCCCGACAAGACCCGAACCAGAGGTCGAAGAGGGAAACCTGTGACG GTGTTCCAGCGTCTCGCCAGGTGGTGGCGCCGCCTGTGCCGCTGGCTGGGATCAGAGGACACAGATTGA